Proteins from one Cryptomeria japonica chromosome 4, Sugi_1.0, whole genome shotgun sequence genomic window:
- the LOC131041669 gene encoding cysteine-rich receptor-like protein kinase 43, with protein MVKPLVRNDGSIKSDLNEIISRPFVHPESSTYSQNLNTVINDLSRNAVQGFNTSSSGQSPNTVYGLLQCFGNASVTNCSDCSRQAYNVALSNCSNDIGVKVWMDECFLRYDNSNFISTLDTTFETLWNSNNISSNMESFISTTSSLLLNLSNQAYIPANKLFAVGSANYATSNMVYGLVQCWRYLSIKDCKTCLLQARKALEQCCSPKQGARAQSGSCIVRYESSPFLLDVVELSPSPSPSPLPSSEASSPHPTTSTPVAHAPSETKYQAKSNEKSSKKPPLILGLVGGIVLVLLICLIAMRKRLKSAIFARPVTVPAHNEEIELLQQEQRFIFSLEELAEATENFHENKKLGQGGFGVVYKGRTKDGKEIAVKKLFAKSTQVNKEFVNEVKVVANVQHRNLVKLLGCCAEGDEKLIVYEYLPNKSLDTFLFDPEKCRLLDWQKRYNIIVGIVRGLLYLHRDSPMKIIHRDIKPHNILLDNKLNPKIADFGLARFFTEDETHIQTRAAGTDGYMAPEYAMQQHLSVKADVYSFGVVVLGIVSGKKNTVIQNLSEWAWRLYKGGNILDMVDSRVLEECLEEQALRCTHVGLLCVQADPALRPPMSDVNLMISSSSVPLPIPTKPGFLTSIASKSRSKSSSGNDECKKSTASQTSGTTTSSTSSVHKNESNVSLETRDSIQK; from the exons AGTCGAGTACATACTCCCAAAACCTGAATACAGTTATCAATGATCTTTCTCGTAATGCAGTTCAAGGGTTTAACACATCTTCCAGTGGCCAATCTCCCAACACAGTCTATGGTCTGCTCCAGTGTTTTGGTAATGCTTCAGTGACGAATTGCTCAGATTGTTCAAGACAAGCATACAATGTTGCTCTAAGCAATTGCAGCAACGACATTGGTGTAAAGGTGTGGATGGATGAGTGTTTCTTGCGCTATGATAACTCCAATTTCATTTCAACATTAGATACCACCTTCGAGACACTGTGGAACTCGAACAATATCTCAAGCAACATGGAGAGTTTCATATCCACGACCTCTAGTCTTCTCTTAAATTTATCTAATCAAGCTTATATCCCTGCAAATAAGCTATTTGCTGTTGGATCTGCCAATTACGCTACTTCCAATATGGTGTACGGCCTAGTTCAGTGCTGGAGATATTTATCCATTAAGGATTGTAAAACCTGTTTGTTGCAAGCAAGGAAAGCATTGGAGCAGTGCTGTTCACCAAAACAAGGAGCTCGGGCTCAGTCAGGAAGCTGCATTGTCAGATATGAGAGCAGCCCATTTTTGTTGGACGTCGTGGAGTTATCACCATCACCCTCACCTTCACCCTTACCTTCCAGTGAGGCTTCATCACCACATCCCACAACATCCACACCAGTAGCCCACGCTCCTTCTGAGACAAAGTACCAGGCGAAATCAAATG AGAAATCCTCGAAAAAACCGCCCTTAATACTGGGGCTTGTGGGAGGAATAGTTCTGGTCTTACTCATTTGTTTAATTGCCATGAGAAAAAGACTCAAATCTGCTATTTTTGCGCGGCCAGTAACTGTACCTGCCCATAACGAAG AGATCGAGTTACTTCAACAGGAACAACGTTTCATCTTCAGCTTGGAAGAACTGGCAGAAGCCACTGAAAATTTTCATGAAAATAAAAAGCTTGGACAAGGTGGTTTTGGTGTCGTATACAAG GGAAGAACTAAAGACGGAAAGGAAATAGCAGTGAAAAAACTCTTTGCCAAGTCCACACAAGTTAATAAAGAATTTGTGAACGAAGTGAAAGTTGTTGCCAATGTTCAACACCGAAACCTTGTGAAGCTGCTGGGATGTTGTGCTGAGGGAGATGAAAAGTTGATTGTTTATGAGTATTTGCCCAACAAGAGCCTTGACACCTTCCTTTTCG ATCCAGAAAAGTGTAGACTGTTAGATTGGCAAAAACGTTATAATATTATCGTTGGAATTGTCCGTGGCCTTCTCTATCTTCATCGGGATTCGCCGATGAAAATTATTCACAGAGATATTAAACCACACAATATTTTGCTTGACAACAAACTTAATCCAAAGATAGCGGATTTTGGCCTTGCTAGATTTTTTACTGAGGATGAGACACATATTCAAACAAGAGCGGCAGGCACAGA TGGTTACATGGCACCAGAGTATGCAATGCAACAGCATCTCTCTGTTAAAGCCGACGTTTATAGCTTTGGAGTAGTAGTGCTTGGGATTGTCAGCGGAAAGAAAAATACAGTTATTCAAAACTTATCAGAATGG GCATGGAGACTGTACAAAGGGGGAAATATTCTGGACATGGTGGATTCGAGAGTTTTAGAAGAATGCTTGGAGGAGCAAGCGTTGAGATGTACTCATGTTGGGCTTTTATGTGTTCAAGCTGATCCAGCACTCCGTCCACCCATGTCTGATGTTAATTTGATGATCTCAAGCAGTTCAGTGCCCTTGCCCATTCCAACAAAGCCCGGTTTCCTAACAAGTATTGCTTCAAAATCGAGATCAAAGTCCAGCTCAGGGAATGATGAGTGTAAAAAGAGCACGGCATCGCAGACATCTGGGACCACCACGTCATCTACATCAAGTGTTCACAAAAACGAGTCCAATGTGAGTTTAGAAACCAGGGATTCTATACAGAAGTGA